A single genomic interval of Spinacia oleracea cultivar Varoflay chromosome 6, BTI_SOV_V1, whole genome shotgun sequence harbors:
- the LOC130462931 gene encoding uncharacterized protein, whose product MCCMSSVGDTATVDNTVEQPLSQNYNAGLAHRGLIPIFQHGIRAVIEDPKSVATSKFVDTIDSRNSNLPPNQLDPARPFYLHPTDNTANQLVSVKFKGEGYGDWRRSMMISMSSKNKLGFVNGRLPKPDPTDITYEAWLRCNDMMISWLLFYLDSVISKSVLYFNTAREIWLDLEDRFGFVSGPQLYALERQASDITQGSHNVAEFFTEIKSIWDNISAANPLPTCTYNLCTCNLTQKIFKMQQEQRLMQFLMKLGEHLAAARGNLLMQPLPTLSHAYRMLA is encoded by the exons ATGTGTTGTATGAGTTCTGTTGGTGATACTGCAACTGTTGACAACACAGTGGAGCAGCCATTGAGTCAGAATTACAATGCTGGACTTGCACACAGAGGATTGATACCCAT TTttcaacatggtatcagagcagtgaTTGAAGATCCTAAATCAGTAGCAACTTCTAAATTCGTAGATACAATTGATTCCAGAAACTCA AATTTACCACCTAATCAATTAGATCCTGCAAGGCCTTTTTATCTGCATCCTACAGATAACACTGCAAATCAGTTGGTTTCAGTGAAGTTTAAGGGAGAAGGATATGGAGATTGGAGAAGGAGTATGATGATCTCTATGTCTTCCAAAAATAAACTAGGCTTTGTGAATGGAAGATTGCCAAAACCTGATCCTACTGATATAACATATGAAGCATGGTTGAGATGCAATGACATGATGATCTCATGGTTATTGTTTTACCTGGATTCAGTGATATCTAAGAGTGTGTTGTATTTCAACACTGCTAGAGAGATATGGCTTGACCTAGAGGACAGATTTGGGTTTGTTTCTGGTCCACAACTTTATGCTCTTGAAAGACAAGCATCAGACATCACACAAGGCTCACATAATGTAGCAGAATTCTTTACTGAGATCAAGTCAATTTGGGACAACATCAGTGCAGCAAATCCTCTACCAACTTGTACCTACAACTTATGCACCTGCAATTTGACACAAAAGATCTTCAAGATGCAACAAGAACAAAGGCTAATGCAGTTTCTTATGAAATTAGGAGAGCATTTAGCTGCAGCTAGAGGCAACTTACTCATGCAACCACTCCCAACACTATCACATGCATATAGGATGTTGGCATAA